Proteins co-encoded in one Sebastes umbrosus isolate fSebUmb1 chromosome 20, fSebUmb1.pri, whole genome shotgun sequence genomic window:
- the LOC119479756 gene encoding probable crossover junction endonuclease EME2 has translation MSVLRRAKTWEISESEGSDAETKQIVTVSTDLTEDQSSDHKCKTLPSSSPTKTETCLTSAALSPRPPDGGCTPSPARKRRTKEEVEADRQANRERKEARERQRAARAREKEERRREQQERREAAEKLKSLRPESCLRCLTVCIDAALLQHDGSDILLATLASFELRFSIESQQLPHSITWTRDLPQQGEDGKGSVEEEQVVLVLGLTDFMDMVISVKKMLDSDGEDTGMGSFLSPVLERLNRDAKKVTLLVTDSLPDYRTDGCGVHLPDETLQSKLGMENLDTEEVLVYLQLCKNISLVFLDGWQEVTNHVCAVTKSLSKRPFKLLTEREELPFCVDGSWASGVRVERDGSGLIQVWSRQIQQLNRVSPAVASTVTAAYPSPQLLLQAYQSLGSEEDRKGLLAGLLVKSGGKERRVGPEISARVYRCFTSQNPQLVLD, from the exons ATGTCTGTGTTGCGCAGAGCTAAAACATGGGAAATATCTGAATCTGAGGGAAGCGACGCTGAGACCAAACAAATAGTAACCGTCAGCACAGACTTAACAGAGGATCAGAGTTCAGACCACAAGTGCAAAACCCTTCCATCATCCTCTCCCACCAAAACAGAGACCTGTCTAACTTCTGCTGCTTTGTCTCCACGGCCACCAGATGGAGGCTGCACGCCGAGCCCTGCGAGAAAACGCCGCACCAAGGAGGAGGTAGAGGCGGACAGACAGGCGAacagggagaggaaggaggcgagggagaggcagagagcagCCAGAGCccgggagaaggaggagaggagacgggagcaacaggagaggagagaggctgCGGAGAAGCTGAAGAGTCTCCGGCCAGAGAGCTGCCTCAGGTGTCTGACTGTCTGCATTGATGCAG CTCTTCTGCAACATGATGGCTCAGACATCTTGCTGGCCACCCTGGCTTCCTTTGAGTTGAGGTTCAGCATTGAGAGCCAGCAGCTCCCACACAGCATCACCTGGACCAGAGATTTACCTCAG cAAGGAGAAGATGGCAAGGGCTCGGTGGAGGAGGAGCAAGTGGTTCTGGTGCTGGGTCTGACCGACTTTATGGACATGGTGATCTCTGTGAAGAAA ATGCTAGACAGTGACGGGGAGGATACAGGGATGGGGTCTTTCCTCAGTCCAGTTTTGGAGCGTCTCAACCGGGATGCCAAGAAGGTCACTCTCCTAGTCACAGACTCGCTGCCAGATTACAG GACCGACGGTTGTGGTGTGCATTTGCCAGATGAGACGCTACAATCCAAATTGGGGATGGAGAACCTGGACACGGAGGAG gtTCTTGTTTACCTGCAGCTCTGCAAGAATATCTCACTGGTCTTCCTGGATGGCTGGCAAGAGGTCACTAACCACGTGTGTGCCGTCACCAAGTCCTTATCAAAACGCCCTTTCAA ACTGCTGACAGAGCGAGAGGAgctgcccttctgtgtggatGGTTCCTGGGCCAGCGGGGTTCGGGTGGAGAGGGACGGCTCTGGGCTGATCCAGGTCTGGAGCAGGCAGATCCAGCAGCTGAACAGAGTCAGCCCGGCTGTGGCCTCCACTGTGACTGCAGCCTACCCGTctcctcagctgctgctgcag gcGTACCAGAGCCTGGGGtcagaggaggacaggaagggGCTGCTGGCTGGTCTCTTGGTGAAGAGTGGAGGTAAAGAGAGACGCGTAGGACCGGAGATATCAGCCAGAGTTTACCGCTGCTTCACATCCCAGAACCCCCAGCTGGTGCTGGACTGA